GAGGTGTAGCGCCCGTGCGGCGCGTGCAGACGCAGCGGGCCCGGGCGTTCTTTCGGATCGTGGCCGGGACCGAGCGATCGCAGGCCGCCACCATGGTCCTGCGGCCGGGGGAGCGCACCGGCGGCGCGGACAACGTGCACGCCGCCTCTGACCAATGGATGTACGTGGTTTCGGGGAGGGGGATCGCCACCGTCGACGGGCGCAGGGTCGCTCTGGATCCCGGCGCGCTCCTGCTGATCGAGGCGGGGGAGACCCACGAGATCGCCGCCGATGGCGAAGGGGACCT
The sequence above is drawn from the bacterium genome and encodes:
- a CDS encoding cupin domain-containing protein encodes the protein MRRVQTQRARAFFRIVAGTERSQAATMVLRPGERTGGADNVHAASDQWMYVVSGRGIATVDGRRVALDPGALLLIEAGETHEIAADGEGDLVTVNVYAPAAY